A stretch of the Corvus moneduloides isolate bCorMon1 chromosome 8, bCorMon1.pri, whole genome shotgun sequence genome encodes the following:
- the HNRNPH3 gene encoding heterogeneous nuclear ribonucleoprotein H3 isoform X4: MDWSGKHNGPNDTTNDGTVVRLRGLPFGCSKEEIVQFFQGLEIVPNGITLTLDYQGRSTGEAFVQFASKEIAENALGKHKERIGHRYIEIFKSSKSEIRGFSDMPRRMMGQQRPGPYDRPLGGRGGYYGAGRGRYGGFDDYGGYNNYGYGNDGYDDRMRDGRGMGGHGYGAGDAGSGFHGGGHFVHMRGLPFRATENDIANFFSPLNPIRVHIDIGADGRATGEADVEFVTHEDAVAAMSKDKNHMQHRYIELFLNSTAGGGSGMGGYGRDGMDQGYGSVGRMGMGSNYSGGYGTPDGLGGYSRGSGNSGGYYGQGSMGGGGWRGMY; this comes from the exons atgGACTGGAGTGGAAAACACAATGGGCCCAATGATACAACCAATGACGGAACAGTGGTACGACTCCGAGGCCTGCCATTTGGTTGCAGCAAAGAAGAGATTGTTCAGTTTTTCCAAG GGTTGGAAATCGTGCCAAATGGGATAACATTGACGCTGGACTACCAGGGGAGAAGCACAGGGGAGGCCTTCGTGCAGTTTGCTTCAAAGGAGATAGCAGAAAATGCTCTGGGGAAACACAAGGAAAGAATAGGGCACAG ATATATTGAAATCTTCAAAAGTAGTAAGAGCGAAATCAGAGGATTCTCTGACATGCCAAGAAGAATGATGGGACAACAGCGACCTGGACCATATGATAGACCATTAGGAGGAAGAGGGGGTTATTATGGAGCTGGGCGTGGAA GATATGGTGGCTTTGATGATTATGGTGGCTATAATAACTATGGCTATGGAAACGACGGCTATGACGACAGAATGAGGGATGGGAGag GCATGGGAGGACATGGCTATGGAGCTGGAGATGCAGGGTCGGGGTTCCATGGTGGCGGTCATTTTGTTCACATGAGAGGGCTGCCTTTCCGAGCCACGGAAAACGATATTGCTAAC tttttcTCACCATTGAACCCTATAAGAGTTCACATTGATATTGGAGCAGATGGAAGAGCTACGGGAGAGGCAGATGTGGAATTTGTAACACATGAGGATGCAGTAGCTGCGATGTCCAAGGATAAGAATCACATGC AGCATCGATATATTGAACTATTCCTGAATTCCACTGCTGGAGGTGGCTCTGGAATGGGAGGCTATGGCAGAGATGGAATGG ATCAAGGTTATGGCTCTGTTGGTAGAATGGGAATGGGTAGCAATTACAGTGGCGGATATGGAACTCCTGATGGCTTGGGCGGATATA GTCGTGGCAGTGGAAATAGTGGAGGATACTATGGGCAAGGCAGTATGGGTGGAGGAGGATGGCGTGGGATGTATTGA
- the HNRNPH3 gene encoding heterogeneous nuclear ribonucleoprotein H3 isoform X1 → MDWSGKHNGPNDTTNDGTVVRLRGLPFGCSKEEIVQFFQGLEIVPNGITLTLDYQGRSTGEAFVQFASKEIAENALGKHKERIGHRYIEIFKSSKSEIRGFSDMPRRMMGQQRPGPYDRPLGGRGGYYGAGRGSMYDRMRRGGGGYDGGYGGFDDYGGYNNYGYGNDGYDDRMRDGRGFPIGMGGHGYGAGDAGSGFHGGGHFVHMRGLPFRATENDIANFFSPLNPIRVHIDIGADGRATGEADVEFVTHEDAVAAMSKDKNHMQHRYIELFLNSTAGGGSGMGGYGRDGMDQGYGSVGRMGMGSNYSGGYGTPDGLGGYSRGSGNSGGYYGQGSMGGGGWRGMY, encoded by the exons atgGACTGGAGTGGAAAACACAATGGGCCCAATGATACAACCAATGACGGAACAGTGGTACGACTCCGAGGCCTGCCATTTGGTTGCAGCAAAGAAGAGATTGTTCAGTTTTTCCAAG GGTTGGAAATCGTGCCAAATGGGATAACATTGACGCTGGACTACCAGGGGAGAAGCACAGGGGAGGCCTTCGTGCAGTTTGCTTCAAAGGAGATAGCAGAAAATGCTCTGGGGAAACACAAGGAAAGAATAGGGCACAG ATATATTGAAATCTTCAAAAGTAGTAAGAGCGAAATCAGAGGATTCTCTGACATGCCAAGAAGAATGATGGGACAACAGCGACCTGGACCATATGATAGACCATTAGGAGGAAGAGGGGGTTATTATGGAGCTGGGCGTGGAAGTATGTATGACAGAATGCGTCGAGGAGGTGGTGGATATGACGGTG GATATGGTGGCTTTGATGATTATGGTGGCTATAATAACTATGGCTATGGAAACGACGGCTATGACGACAGAATGAGGGATGGGAGag gttttccaATAGGCATGGGAGGACATGGCTATGGAGCTGGAGATGCAGGGTCGGGGTTCCATGGTGGCGGTCATTTTGTTCACATGAGAGGGCTGCCTTTCCGAGCCACGGAAAACGATATTGCTAAC tttttcTCACCATTGAACCCTATAAGAGTTCACATTGATATTGGAGCAGATGGAAGAGCTACGGGAGAGGCAGATGTGGAATTTGTAACACATGAGGATGCAGTAGCTGCGATGTCCAAGGATAAGAATCACATGC AGCATCGATATATTGAACTATTCCTGAATTCCACTGCTGGAGGTGGCTCTGGAATGGGAGGCTATGGCAGAGATGGAATGG ATCAAGGTTATGGCTCTGTTGGTAGAATGGGAATGGGTAGCAATTACAGTGGCGGATATGGAACTCCTGATGGCTTGGGCGGATATA GTCGTGGCAGTGGAAATAGTGGAGGATACTATGGGCAAGGCAGTATGGGTGGAGGAGGATGGCGTGGGATGTATTGA
- the HNRNPH3 gene encoding heterogeneous nuclear ribonucleoprotein H3 isoform X3, which produces MDWSGKHNGPNDTTNDGTVVRLRGLPFGCSKEEIVQFFQGLEIVPNGITLTLDYQGRSTGEAFVQFASKEIAENALGKHKERIGHRYIEIFKSSKSEIRGFSDMPRRMMGQQRPGPYDRPLGGRGGYYGAGRGRYGGFDDYGGYNNYGYGNDGYDDRMRDGRGFPIGMGGHGYGAGDAGSGFHGGGHFVHMRGLPFRATENDIANFFSPLNPIRVHIDIGADGRATGEADVEFVTHEDAVAAMSKDKNHMQHRYIELFLNSTAGGGSGMGGYGRDGMDQGYGSVGRMGMGSNYSGGYGTPDGLGGYSRGSGNSGGYYGQGSMGGGGWRGMY; this is translated from the exons atgGACTGGAGTGGAAAACACAATGGGCCCAATGATACAACCAATGACGGAACAGTGGTACGACTCCGAGGCCTGCCATTTGGTTGCAGCAAAGAAGAGATTGTTCAGTTTTTCCAAG GGTTGGAAATCGTGCCAAATGGGATAACATTGACGCTGGACTACCAGGGGAGAAGCACAGGGGAGGCCTTCGTGCAGTTTGCTTCAAAGGAGATAGCAGAAAATGCTCTGGGGAAACACAAGGAAAGAATAGGGCACAG ATATATTGAAATCTTCAAAAGTAGTAAGAGCGAAATCAGAGGATTCTCTGACATGCCAAGAAGAATGATGGGACAACAGCGACCTGGACCATATGATAGACCATTAGGAGGAAGAGGGGGTTATTATGGAGCTGGGCGTGGAA GATATGGTGGCTTTGATGATTATGGTGGCTATAATAACTATGGCTATGGAAACGACGGCTATGACGACAGAATGAGGGATGGGAGag gttttccaATAGGCATGGGAGGACATGGCTATGGAGCTGGAGATGCAGGGTCGGGGTTCCATGGTGGCGGTCATTTTGTTCACATGAGAGGGCTGCCTTTCCGAGCCACGGAAAACGATATTGCTAAC tttttcTCACCATTGAACCCTATAAGAGTTCACATTGATATTGGAGCAGATGGAAGAGCTACGGGAGAGGCAGATGTGGAATTTGTAACACATGAGGATGCAGTAGCTGCGATGTCCAAGGATAAGAATCACATGC AGCATCGATATATTGAACTATTCCTGAATTCCACTGCTGGAGGTGGCTCTGGAATGGGAGGCTATGGCAGAGATGGAATGG ATCAAGGTTATGGCTCTGTTGGTAGAATGGGAATGGGTAGCAATTACAGTGGCGGATATGGAACTCCTGATGGCTTGGGCGGATATA GTCGTGGCAGTGGAAATAGTGGAGGATACTATGGGCAAGGCAGTATGGGTGGAGGAGGATGGCGTGGGATGTATTGA
- the PBLD gene encoding phenazine biosynthesis-like domain-containing protein isoform X2, with the protein MQIPIFTVDAFTNRPFSGNPAAVCLLENDLDEDLHQKIATEMNLSETAFIRKLKPEGDFTKSSCFGLRWFTPANEVPLCGHATLASAAVLFHVQKNTNSVLTFVTLSGELKARQVKDHIVLDLPLYAAYPQELKEVEELIKAAVGDMIVQDLCYSPDTKKLLVRLSDTYERSVLEELKVSAQHFLSAEKTGKVKGLILTVKGNSSGKGHDFYSRYFAPWYGILEDPVTGSAHAVLSSYWSEQLGKKEMLAFQCSHRGGELKISVRDDGRVDIAGQTAVVLKGNLIF; encoded by the exons ATGCAAATCCCAATTTTTACGGTTGATGCATTTACAAACCGGCCATTTTCTGGAAATCCTGCGGCAGTTTGTCTGCTTGAAAAT GACTTGGATGAAGATTTGCACCAAAAAATTGCAACAGAAATGAACCTTTCAGAAACAGCTTTCATCAGAAAACTGAAACCTGAAGGTGACTTTACCAAAA GTTCCTGCTTTGGGCTCAGATGGTTCACCCCAGCCAATGAAGTTCCTCTTTGTGGTCATGCAACTCTTGCATCAGCTGCTGTGTTATTTCACGTACAAA aaaatacaaattcagTTCTCACATTTGTGACACTGAGTGGGGAATTAAAGGCCAGACAAGTGAAAGATCATATTGTCCTGGACTTGCCGCTTTACGCAGCCTACCCCCAG gaactTAAGGAAGTAGAAGAATtaataaag GCAGCCGTTGGTGACATGATTGTTCAAGATCTCTGTTACTCTCCTGACACAAAGAAACTCTTAGTCCGCCTCAGTGATACTTACGAAAG GTCTGTGCTGGAAGAATTGAAAGTGAGTGCACAACACTTTTTGTCAGCTGAAAAGACTGGAAAAGTGAAAGGACTCATACTCACTGTTAAGGGaaattccagtggaaaaggCCATGATTTTTACTCCAGATATTTTGCACCTTGGTATGGAATTCTGGAAGACCCTGTTACAG GATCTGCACATGCTGTTTTAAGCAGCTACTggtcagagcagctggggaagaaggaaatgctTG CTTTTCAATGTTCCCACCGTGGAGGAGAGTTGAAGATTTCCGTGCGCGATGACGGAAGAGTTGACATTGCAGGGCAAACTGCTGTTGTATTAAAAGgaaatctgattttctga
- the HNRNPH3 gene encoding heterogeneous nuclear ribonucleoprotein H3 isoform X6 — protein sequence MDWSGKHNGPNDTTNDGTVVRLRGLPFGCSKEEIVQFFQGLEIVPNGITLTLDYQGRSTGEAFVQFASKEIAENALGKHKERIGHRYIEIFKSSKSEIRGFSDMPRRMMGQQRPGPYDRPLGGRGGYYGAGRGSMYDRMRRGGGGYDGGYGGFDDYGGYNNYGYGNDGYDDRMRDGRGMGGHGYGAGDAGSGFHGGGHFVHMRGLPFRATENDIANFFSPLNPIRVHIDIGADGRATGEADVEFVTHEDAVAAMSKDKNHMQHRYIELFLNSTAGGGSGMGGYGRDGMDQGYGSVGRMGMGSNYSGGYGTPDGLGGYSMYA from the exons atgGACTGGAGTGGAAAACACAATGGGCCCAATGATACAACCAATGACGGAACAGTGGTACGACTCCGAGGCCTGCCATTTGGTTGCAGCAAAGAAGAGATTGTTCAGTTTTTCCAAG GGTTGGAAATCGTGCCAAATGGGATAACATTGACGCTGGACTACCAGGGGAGAAGCACAGGGGAGGCCTTCGTGCAGTTTGCTTCAAAGGAGATAGCAGAAAATGCTCTGGGGAAACACAAGGAAAGAATAGGGCACAG ATATATTGAAATCTTCAAAAGTAGTAAGAGCGAAATCAGAGGATTCTCTGACATGCCAAGAAGAATGATGGGACAACAGCGACCTGGACCATATGATAGACCATTAGGAGGAAGAGGGGGTTATTATGGAGCTGGGCGTGGAAGTATGTATGACAGAATGCGTCGAGGAGGTGGTGGATATGACGGTG GATATGGTGGCTTTGATGATTATGGTGGCTATAATAACTATGGCTATGGAAACGACGGCTATGACGACAGAATGAGGGATGGGAGag GCATGGGAGGACATGGCTATGGAGCTGGAGATGCAGGGTCGGGGTTCCATGGTGGCGGTCATTTTGTTCACATGAGAGGGCTGCCTTTCCGAGCCACGGAAAACGATATTGCTAAC tttttcTCACCATTGAACCCTATAAGAGTTCACATTGATATTGGAGCAGATGGAAGAGCTACGGGAGAGGCAGATGTGGAATTTGTAACACATGAGGATGCAGTAGCTGCGATGTCCAAGGATAAGAATCACATGC AGCATCGATATATTGAACTATTCCTGAATTCCACTGCTGGAGGTGGCTCTGGAATGGGAGGCTATGGCAGAGATGGAATGG ATCAAGGTTATGGCTCTGTTGGTAGAATGGGAATGGGTAGCAATTACAGTGGCGGATATGGAACTCCTGATGGCTTGGGCGGATATA gtaTGTATGCGTGA
- the HNRNPH3 gene encoding heterogeneous nuclear ribonucleoprotein H3 isoform X2, whose product MDWSGKHNGPNDTTNDGTVVRLRGLPFGCSKEEIVQFFQGLEIVPNGITLTLDYQGRSTGEAFVQFASKEIAENALGKHKERIGHRYIEIFKSSKSEIRGFSDMPRRMMGQQRPGPYDRPLGGRGGYYGAGRGSMYDRMRRGGGGYDGGYGGFDDYGGYNNYGYGNDGYDDRMRDGRGMGGHGYGAGDAGSGFHGGGHFVHMRGLPFRATENDIANFFSPLNPIRVHIDIGADGRATGEADVEFVTHEDAVAAMSKDKNHMQHRYIELFLNSTAGGGSGMGGYGRDGMDQGYGSVGRMGMGSNYSGGYGTPDGLGGYSRGSGNSGGYYGQGSMGGGGWRGMY is encoded by the exons atgGACTGGAGTGGAAAACACAATGGGCCCAATGATACAACCAATGACGGAACAGTGGTACGACTCCGAGGCCTGCCATTTGGTTGCAGCAAAGAAGAGATTGTTCAGTTTTTCCAAG GGTTGGAAATCGTGCCAAATGGGATAACATTGACGCTGGACTACCAGGGGAGAAGCACAGGGGAGGCCTTCGTGCAGTTTGCTTCAAAGGAGATAGCAGAAAATGCTCTGGGGAAACACAAGGAAAGAATAGGGCACAG ATATATTGAAATCTTCAAAAGTAGTAAGAGCGAAATCAGAGGATTCTCTGACATGCCAAGAAGAATGATGGGACAACAGCGACCTGGACCATATGATAGACCATTAGGAGGAAGAGGGGGTTATTATGGAGCTGGGCGTGGAAGTATGTATGACAGAATGCGTCGAGGAGGTGGTGGATATGACGGTG GATATGGTGGCTTTGATGATTATGGTGGCTATAATAACTATGGCTATGGAAACGACGGCTATGACGACAGAATGAGGGATGGGAGag GCATGGGAGGACATGGCTATGGAGCTGGAGATGCAGGGTCGGGGTTCCATGGTGGCGGTCATTTTGTTCACATGAGAGGGCTGCCTTTCCGAGCCACGGAAAACGATATTGCTAAC tttttcTCACCATTGAACCCTATAAGAGTTCACATTGATATTGGAGCAGATGGAAGAGCTACGGGAGAGGCAGATGTGGAATTTGTAACACATGAGGATGCAGTAGCTGCGATGTCCAAGGATAAGAATCACATGC AGCATCGATATATTGAACTATTCCTGAATTCCACTGCTGGAGGTGGCTCTGGAATGGGAGGCTATGGCAGAGATGGAATGG ATCAAGGTTATGGCTCTGTTGGTAGAATGGGAATGGGTAGCAATTACAGTGGCGGATATGGAACTCCTGATGGCTTGGGCGGATATA GTCGTGGCAGTGGAAATAGTGGAGGATACTATGGGCAAGGCAGTATGGGTGGAGGAGGATGGCGTGGGATGTATTGA
- the HNRNPH3 gene encoding heterogeneous nuclear ribonucleoprotein H3 isoform X7: protein MPRRMMGQQRPGPYDRPLGGRGGYYGAGRGRYGGFDDYGGYNNYGYGNDGYDDRMRDGRGMGGHGYGAGDAGSGFHGGGHFVHMRGLPFRATENDIANFFSPLNPIRVHIDIGADGRATGEADVEFVTHEDAVAAMSKDKNHMQHRYIELFLNSTAGGGSGMGGYGRDGMDQGYGSVGRMGMGSNYSGGYGTPDGLGGYSRGSGNSGGYYGQGSMGGGGWRGMY, encoded by the exons ATGCCAAGAAGAATGATGGGACAACAGCGACCTGGACCATATGATAGACCATTAGGAGGAAGAGGGGGTTATTATGGAGCTGGGCGTGGAA GATATGGTGGCTTTGATGATTATGGTGGCTATAATAACTATGGCTATGGAAACGACGGCTATGACGACAGAATGAGGGATGGGAGag GCATGGGAGGACATGGCTATGGAGCTGGAGATGCAGGGTCGGGGTTCCATGGTGGCGGTCATTTTGTTCACATGAGAGGGCTGCCTTTCCGAGCCACGGAAAACGATATTGCTAAC tttttcTCACCATTGAACCCTATAAGAGTTCACATTGATATTGGAGCAGATGGAAGAGCTACGGGAGAGGCAGATGTGGAATTTGTAACACATGAGGATGCAGTAGCTGCGATGTCCAAGGATAAGAATCACATGC AGCATCGATATATTGAACTATTCCTGAATTCCACTGCTGGAGGTGGCTCTGGAATGGGAGGCTATGGCAGAGATGGAATGG ATCAAGGTTATGGCTCTGTTGGTAGAATGGGAATGGGTAGCAATTACAGTGGCGGATATGGAACTCCTGATGGCTTGGGCGGATATA GTCGTGGCAGTGGAAATAGTGGAGGATACTATGGGCAAGGCAGTATGGGTGGAGGAGGATGGCGTGGGATGTATTGA
- the HNRNPH3 gene encoding heterogeneous nuclear ribonucleoprotein H3 isoform X5, with amino-acid sequence MDWSGKHNGPNDTTNDGTVVRLRGLPFGCSKEEIVQFFQGLEIVPNGITLTLDYQGRSTGEAFVQFASKEIAENALGKHKERIGHRYIEIFKSSKSEIRGFSDMPRRMMGQQRPGPYDRPLGGRGGYYGAGRGSMYDRMRRGGGGYDGGYGGFDDYGGYNNYGYGNDGYDDRMRDGRGFPIGMGGHGYGAGDAGSGFHGGGHFVHMRGLPFRATENDIANFFSPLNPIRVHIDIGADGRATGEADVEFVTHEDAVAAMSKDKNHMQHRYIELFLNSTAGGGSGMGGYGRDGMDQGYGSVGRMGMGSNYSGGYGTPDGLGGYSMYA; translated from the exons atgGACTGGAGTGGAAAACACAATGGGCCCAATGATACAACCAATGACGGAACAGTGGTACGACTCCGAGGCCTGCCATTTGGTTGCAGCAAAGAAGAGATTGTTCAGTTTTTCCAAG GGTTGGAAATCGTGCCAAATGGGATAACATTGACGCTGGACTACCAGGGGAGAAGCACAGGGGAGGCCTTCGTGCAGTTTGCTTCAAAGGAGATAGCAGAAAATGCTCTGGGGAAACACAAGGAAAGAATAGGGCACAG ATATATTGAAATCTTCAAAAGTAGTAAGAGCGAAATCAGAGGATTCTCTGACATGCCAAGAAGAATGATGGGACAACAGCGACCTGGACCATATGATAGACCATTAGGAGGAAGAGGGGGTTATTATGGAGCTGGGCGTGGAAGTATGTATGACAGAATGCGTCGAGGAGGTGGTGGATATGACGGTG GATATGGTGGCTTTGATGATTATGGTGGCTATAATAACTATGGCTATGGAAACGACGGCTATGACGACAGAATGAGGGATGGGAGag gttttccaATAGGCATGGGAGGACATGGCTATGGAGCTGGAGATGCAGGGTCGGGGTTCCATGGTGGCGGTCATTTTGTTCACATGAGAGGGCTGCCTTTCCGAGCCACGGAAAACGATATTGCTAAC tttttcTCACCATTGAACCCTATAAGAGTTCACATTGATATTGGAGCAGATGGAAGAGCTACGGGAGAGGCAGATGTGGAATTTGTAACACATGAGGATGCAGTAGCTGCGATGTCCAAGGATAAGAATCACATGC AGCATCGATATATTGAACTATTCCTGAATTCCACTGCTGGAGGTGGCTCTGGAATGGGAGGCTATGGCAGAGATGGAATGG ATCAAGGTTATGGCTCTGTTGGTAGAATGGGAATGGGTAGCAATTACAGTGGCGGATATGGAACTCCTGATGGCTTGGGCGGATATA gtaTGTATGCGTGA